GAATTGTGAGCGATGGGTATGGACACGTTCGATCTCGATCTGTTGGCAGCTGAAGATCAGTTAGATGAGGAGGATGTCGAGAATCGAGTTGTTCTCGGAATACTCGATGGAACGACGCCACCAAGCGAGTGGATCGGTTCCATTCGGGACGGATACGTGCTCGTCCTCGCTATCGAAGGAGATCTAAACGAACTCGCCGCTGATTTCGCTCGCACGATCAAGGATATGGGTGGTCATCTCGTTCATTTCCGGGGATTTCTCATCATCACACCACCGGGAATTCACGTGGACACCGACCAGCTATGAGCTGCGTCGTTTGTCACTGCCTCCAGCCGTGTGCAGCCCCGTTGCTCCGGTTCTCCGGGCGTCATCAGTTCATCGGGAGTGACTCAACGGAGTGTGAGCCGGTGTCCGTCTGGATCGGTCACGCGAACGCCGTCTTCGAGGGACTCGACATTCAGGGGGGACTCCACTCGGTTGAGCACGGTTGTCGGTGACTGATCACCGCTTTCGATCCCGAAATCCACATGGACGCCACCGCGTGCGTTGGCGATCCCGAGCTGTGGCTCCCAGAGCTCGATGTCGAATTCGCCCGTCGAAAGACGCGTTCGCCGTCGATCATCTCCCCGATCGACGATCGTGAACCCGATCGCCTCGTAGAACGACTCGGCGCGATCCAGATCCTCGACCTCTAGTACGATCTCGAACACGCCGGTGATTCCCTCACCAGTGTCGTCGGTCGATTGACCGATCTCCACGCAGTTTCCGTCGGGATCGTAAAAGTACAACGACTTCCCGGTCGGGAACTCGGCTTCAGTGAGATCGAACGGCGTCGAGAGTCGATCCCACCAGTCGTCATACTCGGTGGCCGGTGTTGAAACGGCGAAATGGGTGTGTATCCCTCCTCGTGGGACCGACGTCGGCCGCCGAAATACGATATCTGTCGTCCCTGCCCCGAGAACGATCTCCGTTTCGTGTTCGCTGCGAACAGGGAGATCCAGATGTCGCTGGTAGAATGCCACTGATCGGTCGAGCTGCTTGACTTCGAGTGCGAGCCACCGTAATGACCACGACATAGTTAGTGTATGTATCGTACAAATATATACTAATGGAGGTACGGTCAGATACAACTGAGCGACTGCGGACGATCGTACAAACATTAAGCCTCGTGGTGTTTTTCTACTGACTACTACGATGCTGGGTGATGCGCTCGGGTTTCCGACGGCTCGGTCAGGGTGGCAAAAGACGGTCGGTGTCGGTGGAATCTTGCTCGCAGTGGTGCAGTTTGGAGTCAGGGGTGTGGTTCGATTCAGCTCGTGGGGACGGTCTCTCGCTTTCGATTCTGTCTCGATCGCTGTCGTTCTCACCACGGTCGTAGTGGTACTTTCGGGAGTCGTTCTCGTAGGCTATCACGTTCGGGTGTTTCGATCGGCGATCACCGTCGATCCTGTGCTTCCGTCATTTCGGCCGGTAAGAGGACTGCTCTGTACTGGGCTGGAGCTTTGTCTCGTCGTGTTCGTCTACTGGGCCGGATTTGGGACCGTGCTCGTCGGACTGGGCTGGGCCGTGATCGGTGGCGGGTCGCATTCGACTATCGGCGACCCGACTGGAGCCACTGGGGCACTTTCTCCGGCCGAACGGATCACCGGACTCACGATCGCACTGATCGCCGTCGTACTCGCGTATGCCTCGATAGTGGCGACAGCGCGGTTCGCCCACGTCGGTCACGCTCGGTCGGCTATCGCGGTGCGTTCGGTCCTGAGCGTAATGTTCACGTCCGAGTTCTTCGTCGGATTCGTGCTCTGGTCTGGGATCCTACTGGTGCTCGGCGGGGTGGGTGTCGTCCTCGTGTCGATCGCCGCGGGGCTGTTCGTCGTGTTTTATGCCACCGTAGCCGCGACGTACGCGCTCGGACGTGGATACCAGGCAGCGATCGATCCAGTCACGAAGTAAGCGAGGATGGAGACACGCTCGCATTGGAACAGTAAGCACTTCCCGATTACTCCGGTAGATCAGGTATGCGAATCACCCACCGGGAGCACGTGGAGGGCGAGCGCGAGCGCGAGCGGATCACGGTCGTGCCCGAGAGCACTGACGACCTGTGGCATCTTTCGAACGTGCTCGAACCCGGTGACGCCGTCGGAGGGGACACACACCGGCGCGTCAGACGCGACGACGACCAGCTCCGGGACACGGGCGGCGAGCGCGAGCACATGTACGCCACCGTCGAAGTCGAATCGGTCGAGTTCGCGCGCTTTGCTAACCGGTTACGTGTCTCCGGTGTGATCGTCGACTGTTCTCGGGAGGACCAACTCGACTTTCACCACACGCTGAACGTCGAGGAAAACGAGGAAATCGAGATCACGAAACGCTGGAAACCGGACCAACTCGATCGGCTCACAGAAGCCGTCGAAGCGAGCGAGAACCCCGATGTGGCTATCGCGACTGTTGAGGAGGGGGCTGCCCACGTCCACACCGTCGCACAGTACGGTGCCGAGGAACGCACGTCGCTCACTGGTCCGACGGGGAAAGGCGAATACGCCCGTTCCCGAATGGAACTGTTCGCGGAGTTGACGGCGGTGCTCTCCCGAATGGACGTCGACGCGATCATCCTCGCCGGACCGGGGTTTACGAAACAGGATGCCTACGCGTACATCGAGGAGAACGCGCGCGATCTTACAGAGCTGATCACGCTGGTCGACACCAGCGCCGTCGGTGACCGCGGCGTCCACGAGGTGTTGAAACGGGGTGCTGTTGAGGACGTGCAAGCCGAAACCCGAATCGCCCGCGAGGCCGAACTGATCGATCGATTGATGGAAGAGATCGCACAGGGAGCCAAAGCGACCTACGGAATCGACGGCGTCGCGGAGGCCGCCGAATACGGCGCCATCGAGACGTTGCTCGTCGTCGACGACCGACTGCGCGAGGAACGCGGCGGGGACGGCGACTGGAACCGGAACGTCAATGATCTCCTCGAAACGGTCGATCAGAAAGGCGGCGACATCGTGGTGTTCTCCGGAGAGTACGATCCCGGCGAACAGCTCCACAATCTCGGTGGGATCGCAGCCATCCTCCGGTACCGGTTGGAGTGAACGCTCACAGTTCGATACACAGCCCATCCCGTGCGACCTTGACGTCCCCCTCGTAGTGGCTCTGGATGGCTTCGAGCATCTCCTCGTGGTGACCGTCGGTGTGGGGATACAGATGGGTGAGCAACACCTGTCCGATGGTTCGACCAGCGAGGCTATCTCCGAGTTGGGTTGGTGTCGGATGATTCGACACGTCGATCTCGTCGGGAAACGAACAGTCGTGTGCCAACACGTCCGAGCCGTCAGCAAACGCGCCCAGGGCATCGAACGCCTCCGAATCCCCGCTAAACGTGAATGTCGAATCACCCTCCTCGAATCGGTAGGCAAGACAGTCCATCGAGTGGCGCGTCTCGATCGCTTCCACGTCGAACCCGCTACACGCGAACGATCCCGGTTCGACCTCTCGAACGGTGATCTCCACTTTGTCGTACAGGTACTCGTGTACGGACAGAAGCTCATCGAGTAACTCGCTCGTTCCGGGCGGTCCGATGACCGCTAACGGGTCAGTGCCCGCGAGCCACCGTGCTTTGAGTAATACAAGCAGATCTGACACGTGATCGAGGTGGTGGTGGGTGAGCAACACGGTCGAAATTCCCTCGTATCCGACATCGGTTCGAGCGAGGGCGTGAACCACGCCGCTTCCACAGTCGACCAGCAGCGGCCCGGATCGTCCGTCGTCGGAACCGGAATCCGTTGTCCGACAGTTCCGGTCGTGTTCGAGCAACAGACCGGTTTGGAACCGCTTCCCGTTGGGCAACGCGCTTCCAGTGCCCAGAAACGTAACGCGCATGAATGGCGTTCCACCGGGAGACGAATCAACGTACCGCTGGCAGATCGAATGCTTGCCCGATCACCAGAGCTGTCCGTTTTTCCACTCGATGTACGTCGCCCGAAGCATGATCACGAACGTCACCGCCACCACCAACAGCGAAACGGCCGCCCACACCGTGAGGAACGTACCACCGCCCGTTATCGCTAGTACGATTCCGACGTCAATCATCGGCTCCCTCCCTGACACTCGATCGTATCCGGGCCAGTCTGTCGAAATCGTACGTTTCGGGGAACAGCAGCGATCCCACGACGATAATGCCCGAGGAGACACAGAAGCAGATCGTCGTCGTCATGTACTCGGTGTTGATGGGAAGCGTCGGCGATTGCCACATCCCGATGAACGGGCCCAACGTTCCGTAGACCCCGAAGATCGAGGCCAACAACGTACCGACGAACACCGCGTCTGACGACGTTTTGTCCCAGAACGCTCCCAACACGAACGCCGGAACGTAGGCAGCGTTGATCGGCGACAGCACCACGATGATGTCTATCAGCGCCGGCTGTGTCCATCCGATGGCAATGACGAACACGCCGAACACTGCGGTTGCAACTTGTCCTGCTCGTATCATCCGTTCGTTGCTCGCTGTGGGATTGAAATGCTTGTAGTACAGTTCGTGAGCCGACAACACCGCCATGCCGTTGACCCGGGTGTCGAGGCTGCTCGAAAATGCGAGATAAACGAGAACGGCGAACGCCACCGCGACGGCGGGCGAAAACAGCCTCGTAATGATCAACGGTGCTACCTGATTGATATTTTCGATGGCTATCCCTTGGGCCCTAGCGACGAAGCCGAAGATACCTGTCAACAACGGGATGGCTGCCCACGAGATGCCGGCGATGACGTACGCCTTCGTCACCTGCGCTTCGTCGAACGCGAACAGACGTTGCCAAAACGAATTGAGCATGAGAATCAATCCAAAGAGGAAAAAGACCGCCGAAATCGTCCATAACAGCCCCTCAGGGGCCGTCAGTGACACGGTGTCCGGGTCCGATGTCGCCATCCCGCTGGCAATCTGGCTCGGAGAGACGGTGAGCAGAACCAACGGAACGAACACCAAAAGAAGGATGATGATTCCGAGGGTCTGTAGATAGTCAGTCGACAGCGACGACCGAAGCCCACCAGCAAGAATGTAAATCACCACTGGCACCGTCGCAATGAGCATCCCGACGTGGTATGGAATGTCGAACACCACCTCTAACAGCGTTCCCGCTGCGATCGGTAGCTGTGCGCTGTTCATGAAGACCAATGTGAAGAAAAACACCAAGAAGAGGTAGTAGTTTTTCTTATCGTACCGTTCCAGGAAAAAGTCCGTCACTGTCGTTCCGTCCGGCATCATCCGCCGAAGCCGCTTTGCCATCGGGGCAAAGAGTATGAGTCCCAATCCTCCCATCGCGTAGCCAATCGCCCCGAGATAGCCGAGTTCGTACGCGATCTGCGGGGCGGCGATGATCGTGCTGGCTGTCACCCACGACGCGAGGAGCGTGCCGATTCCGAGACCCAATCCCACAGACCGCCCGGCGACGGAATAGTCGTCGAAATCAGCGATTCGTCCACCTCGTGCCGAATAGAGACCGACTGAAAGTAGTATGACTGAAAATATAGACACTATTATATAGCCAGTGATTGTCTCAGCCATGGTACCTTATCGATCCGTTCGAATGCTGATAAAGACTGTCCTTAATTGGGAGATATCTTACAGTCACAGAGATATTAGGTTGGAAATCATATAATATATCTGTTAGTTGTTCAGTGGTGGTTGATAGAGCCTATAAGAGGTGGAAAGTTCAAGATAGCATACTATCCGTGCTATGAGAGTAACGATTGTGAAAACTATGTAATATGGTATACTTTATGAGGGTTACTGTGGTAGAAGCGTCGTGGTTCATGCCGGATCGTTGGTTCGGCACGGTAAACGCACGAGTAAAATAACCTAGCGCACGTCGATCGCGGTTATCTCGTAGCTTCGTCGTAGGTCCCCGTAATCGTCGTATTCATTTCCATCACCGCCGTTTCTGGTCACGAGATCGTACACTCCGAGGCGTGGCCGATTCCATGATCCGTGGGGTTGTTCTGCACTAATGAGTCCTTCCGGACTCGGAAGACCGAGACGCTCGACAGTTCGGTCGGTGGTCCGAACGGGGTATCGGAGACTACCGCCTGCGACACCGTCACGGACCGAATCCGGGAGATAGAGTGATCGAACGATGGAGACTGGAATCTCTGTATCCTCATCGAGGCAGAGGATGACCTCGTCCCCGTGATCCCGTTGGAGGAGGCAGTTGGTTATGGCATCAGGAGTCTGTGAGTTGTTTATCATGTCGGTTGTTGTATCATCGGACATCGGTAGCGGTCGGTGGCTGTTCTCGTTCGGTAGCACAGTCATTCCGTATCGTTACCCACTAGCTTCGGTGTCGCTATCGCCGACTCGGCGGAGGCTGTCGTAAGCGAACAATGCGTCGCCGTCGAGTGTGCACTGCTTGCACCCGAGACAGTCAAAGCCCTCGTCGTAGAGATCGTTGTAGGGGATGTCGTTTCGGTCGTGGTAGTTCCAGACGTCCTCGTCCGTCCAGTGGACGATGGGGTTGACACGGACGATGTCGTCTTTTCGGTCGAAGAATTCGAGTTCGTCGCGCCAGTCGTAGCTGTCTCCATCCCCTCGGCTTTCGGCGATCCGATAGCCCGTGATCCAACTGTCGTGGCCCTTGATCACGCGTTCCATCGTCTTCGATTTGAGCGTCGTACAGCACAGCTCCGGTTTGCGCCGATTCACGAGGGGACCGTGCTCTGCGACGAGGTCCTCGTAGCTCGATTCGGGCTCGTAACTCTCGAACTCCAAGTCGTATTCGGCTTCGAGTTCGTCTTTGACGGCCCACGTTTCCTCGAAATGGTTGCCGTGATTCATGAAGGCCGCTGTCGTGTCCCCGCCGAGGTCGAGACCGGCGCGCTCGGCGAGATCGAGGACTGCGTTCGAGTCCTTCCCGAAACTGCACGCGAACACCGGCGTCTCGAATCCGTCTTTGATTTTCTCACACACCGCTAGAGACTGTTCTATCTTCGTGTCGAGGTCGGTACCGTCGATGTCGGTGTCGATGTCGATGTCGATCATCGTGGTGTACTGGTGTCTCAGCTCGTTTTACGTTCGTGTCGAAACGGTCTGATCGAGGATCTTGTTCCGATAGCCCGTCGCCTTATAGGACAGCTCGTCCGTACCGGTTATCTGCGATGCGGCTCGGAGTCGTCGCGCTTTTTCGACGAAACTGGCGAACTGTTCGGTCGCCCCCTCGTTGTAGTAGGCTGTGAGTTCGCTCGCCGTCTCGGCGTCGAACGGTGCGTCTTCATCGGCTCGGAACGACGTATTGACGATCGGCGGATGGACGATCGTGTTGTGGCGCATCCACGACGTCATGATCTTCATCGGGTAGGTGCTCGATTTCTGGGGCGGTCGGACGACGTAGGCGGCCAAAGGCAGGTTGTGAAGCCGCCAGTCGTCACGACGGATATACCGTGTTCGTTCGAGCAGCGTCTGATAAGTGTCGTCGATCCCCGACGCGTCGGCGTCGTATGCCGCAATCACCAGCGCGTCGTTACGCATTAGTTCTCCGTGGAGGCGTTGAAGATCATCCTCTGTCCACCGAGCTTCGTCGAGATCGTCATCGATGATACATTTGTAATCTTTCCCTTCGTCAGAGACCGCTTCGACTTTCGCCGGTGTCGGACATACATCACATCCGATACACGCTTGGACGTACGCTTCCGTGAAATCGATCACGTTGAACGCCACGTTTCCCACGGGATCGATCCGAGAAATCGTCTGTTCCACGCTCGACCGCACGATGTCGTCGCGGTCTCGCGTGAGTATCACGCCGATCCGAAACGGATCGGGGGTCGACTCCGCAACCCGGGATGCTTCGGCCGTGTGTGCGATGTTTCGAAGTTGGGCCACACTGCTTACTCGGAGACCGGTTCCCATGCTCGTCTCTAGCCCGAAGTCGTCCGTGGTGACGTCACCGATATCACCACCCCAGCCGGTACCGCCGTACTGGCACGTTTTGGGTCCATTGCCCACGATGTACGCCCCATGATCGAGACTCTCGAACAAGGCGTACACGTTCGTCGTCTCCTGTCCTCCGTTGCGTTTCGAACCACACGAAACGGTCCCGACCACTTTCCCGGAGAGGAGATCACGGTCGGCAGCGAAGTTCAGAAACGTATGCATCAACGATGACCGGTCACCGAAGTAGACGGGGCTGCCGAGAACGATCCCGTCGGCCCGCTCAAGCGCGTCAGCAAGCGGTGCCATCCGGTCGCGGTCGAGATGCACGTCCGCATACGACTCATCGAGACCGGCGTAGCTGGTGAGTTTGTGGAACTCGATGTCAGCTATCTCTTTGGCTCCATACAGAGCCGTGAGAACCAGCGCATCGCTGTTCGTGACGACACGGTCGTTCTGATCGGTCAATGCCTGAACGTGTGGTTTTATTTCCCCGAGGAAATCGTCGTGGTAGATATCTCGGTGTTCGAGCTGCTCGATCCCGTCGATGAGATCCTCCGTCGATACGTTGCGGTCGACACCGTCGACAGCGTCGTCGATTCCCGCTCGGTTGCGAATACTTCCGGCGATCCCGACCACATGAATGTCACCCGTCATGTCTTTTCTCTTTACTATAGATGAAACAGCCAATCAGTTAAATGATGTGGAAAATACAGGTTTTTTTACTGCGAGTTTGTAAGGAACCCACGCAAAATGTTCTCACCGGCGTATGAGTAATGCCAGACACCGACTCTGATTCACTACATCTGTTACGTGGAGCGGGTCGATTCAAGGGTATACTCCGGTTCGATTTCGGCCATTACTCGGTCTGCGATGATCTCTGTTCCGTTTTCGAACTCCGGGAGTGGTGGGGGATTGACGACGCACTCTGTGACTTCGCGGCTCGTTTCGGCGACCGCAAATCCGTCCGTTCCTTTCAGGAGCCGAGTGACACCGCGTTGCTCGTCGGTAAACGGACGGACCACACAGGGAGTACCCGCGACGGCGGCTTCCATCACCGTCGAGTATCCCGAGCAGACGACGGTTGTGGCCGAAGCGATATACGGAAACAGAGACGCCACAGGTTCCCACGCCGAGCCACCGACGCGTGTAACGTTCCGGCCCCTCGTTCGGAGCTGCGACGCGAGTGCGGTAACGCCGCTTGAGTAAACGCTCGGTACGATCAACACGTCGATCTCCGGCGTATCGCTGTCGCCTTCCAATGCGATCGGCGGAACGCGGGTGACTCCATTTGGATCGGCGCGACATGGTTCCCAAACGGCGGGATAAAAAAATGACCGTGCGACCAGTCGGTGATATCGCGTGAGAACAGTCGTCGCTGTGCGTTCGAGCAGTTGCGTGTACAGCTCCGGCGTGTTGTGAGTAAGATAGTACACTGGCGTTCGAGTAAGCGTTGCGGCCATCGTGGCGAACATGTCGTCGGTCACGACCGCCACCGGTGATTCACGACGAAGCCACCCCGCTAAGTCGTACACCCGACGAACCGCGTTCGGAACGCTGTTAGTGATGACACCACCCCTGTCGAACTGGCGGGTGTCGATGAAATCTACTGGGGTCGGCACGTACGGCTCGTATCCGTTCATCCGAACGAATCGCGTTCCTGGACCTCCACTAGCAACTGTAACGGTTGCCCCTCGTTCTTCTAAGGCCCAAGCAACAGCAAGCATCCGCGTCGCGTGACCGGCACCCTCCGGATAGTGTGCGACGGCAATTCGTGGTGTCATCGATTGAGTTGTGTTACAGCAGGTTCAAGTAGACTTGGATATCGCCCGCAGTGATCGCCGTTCAAAAAGTTGTTTATATTATATTTATATTATTAAACAGCAGTGGATTGTCAGTGTCGCGCCATCGGGACGGTGATGGCAGCAACATCTGACTGACACACGGGAGTTAAGCCGGTGCCGAGGAAGATATCGATATGGATCACAAACACCACCGGTACGGGAAATCGACGGAGCTCCCGAGCCACGAGGTAACGGAGGGTCCCGACCGTGCTCCTCACCGGGCGATGTTTCGAGCGATGGGATACGACGACGAGGATTTCTCCGAACCGATGGTCGGAATCGCCAACCCAGCGGCCGATATCACGCCGTGTAACGTCCATCTCGACGACGTCGCAGAGGCTGCGGTCGAAGGAGTCGAGCAGGCAGAGGGGATGCCGATCGAGTTCGGTACCATCACGATTTCCGACGCCATCTCGATGGGGACCGAAGGAATGAAAGCCTCCCTCGTCTCGCGGGAAGTGATCGCTGACTCGGTCGAACTCGTCGCGTTTGGTGAGCGGATGGACGCACTCGTCACTGTCGCCGGCTGTGATAAGAACCTTCCGGGAATGATGATGGCAGCCATCCGTACCGATCTCCCCAGCGTGTTCTTGTACGGTGGATCGATCCTTCCGGGAGAACACGACGGTCGGGAGGTAACCGTCCAGAACGTGTTCGAGGGAGTCGGTGCGGTGGCGTCAGACGATATGTCCGAGACGGAACTCGCTGAACTCGAACACGATGCGTGTCCGGGCGCAGGTTCCTGTGGCGGGATGTTCACCGCGAACACGATGGCGTCGATCAGCGAGGCGCTCGGTCTTGCTCCGTTAGGAAGCGCGAGTGCCCCTGCTGAATCCGAGGGGCGATACGATATCGCACGACGGGCGGGCGAGATCGCCCTCGATGCCGTTCGCAACGACCGAACGCCCTCTTCGATCCTCTCGAAGGAATCGTTCGAGAACGCGATCGCGGTGCAGGTAGCGATGGGCGGTTCGACGAACGCCGTGCTTCATCTCCTTGCGCTGGCCGCTGAGGCGGGAATCGATCTGTCGATCGAGGAGTTCGACGCAATTTCCCGCCGAACGCCCAAAATCGTCAACCTCCAGCCCGGTGGCACGCGGGTGATGAAAGATCTCCACGACATCGGTGGCGTTCCGATCGTCGTTCGGCAGTTGTTGTCGGCCGGACTGCTCCACGGGGATGCGATGACTGTTACCGGTCGCACTGTCGCCGAGGAGATCGAACAGCTCGATCTGCCGGCCGAGGAGTCGATCGACGCGGACTTTCTCCGTCCCGTTTCCGATCCGTTCACCGAGGAGGGCGCTATCAAGATCTTGAAAGGGAACCTCGCGCCCGACGGCGCGGTGTTAAAGGCTACCGGCGACGACGCGTTCCACCATCAGGGTCCCGCTCGGGTCTTCGAAACCGAAGAGGACGCGATGGCGTACGTCCAAGAGGGCGGTATCGAGAGCGGGGATACGATCGTCATCCGGAACGAAGGTCCTCGCGGCGGACCGGGAATGCGCGAAATGCTCGGCGTAACGGCGGCTGTCGTCGGTCAGGGTCACGAGGATGACGTTGCGCTGCTCACGGACGGGCGTTTTTCCGGTGCGACCCGCGGACCGATGATCGGTCACGTCGCTCCGGAAGCGTTCGTCGGCGGACCCATTGCCGCCATCGAGGACGGCGACACCATCACGATCGACATCCCTGATCGCACGATCGCGGTCGACTGTTCGGACGCGGAACTCGATCGTCGTCTCGATGTGATCGACACCCCTGAACCGGCGTACACCTCTGGTGTGCTTGCGAAGTACGGGATGGCGTTCGATTCGGCTGCCAACGGGGCGGTCACTAACCCCAAAGCGAAGCGGGAGTGATCGGTGCTCGATCGGGACCTCCGCCTTCGCTACTCGTCTCCATCGAGTGCTGGATCGGATCCCAGATCTCGTGCGGCCGTGGGTCGTGGTGTTACCGGCCCACCACGGAACAGATCCGTGACGACGAGCCGAATGGCTTGTAAGGAGAACACGAGAATGATCGGTCCGAGAAACAGCCCATACCAGCCAAAGAACAGCCCTCCGAACACGTACGCGAAGATCATCAGCCCCACGTGGATCTTTCGGCCGGCGATGTACGGCTGGATGAACGTTTGGGGCAAGAAGTCGAGAAACAGAAACGCGACTGCAACGAACAACGCGGGGTACACCAGCAGGGTCTCGTTCGTTTGTCCTGCGAGGATCAACAGGTAGGCGGTGATCGGCACGTAGATGAGTTTGCCGACGACGATCGGAATGATGCTCGCAATCCCCGTCAACAGCGCCAACAGCGTGGGGACCGGGATCGTCACCGCAGACGGTGCAACGGCGTTGTACAGGTTGTACCACACGATGGAGCCGAGCGTGATCATCACGATGGCGATCACGTTGGCGAAGTACACCGATTCGAGATCCGTATCGACCGCGCTCGCGTACGCGTACGCCGCGCTGTCAGTGCCGACTTCCTCTCGAAACCACGCCTCGATGCGGGCACCGTCCCGAAGCAAGTAGTAGACGATGGCGAGGATCATCGCCAGATGGATGAGCGCGTTCGAGATAGCTAGCACGACCTCAATGCTGGTCGATAAGATCCCCTGAAGAGGTCTGGACTGACGGAGCTGATCAGTCAGCGAGAGCACTGTCTGGGGATCTTCGAGCAGCCGAGAAACGTCGACGTACGGGGTGATCGCTTGCCTGACCTGATCTGTGAGAACCATGTTGAGACCTTCGAGTCCGATGAGGAACGTGTAGGTGAGAAAGGCGAGTATCGGAATGAACACGAGAAACAGGGTGGTGATGGCTGCGAGTCGCCGGGCGTTCGTGAAGCGTCTGATGCGCCGGTTGATCGGCCGCATCGCGTAGTAGAAGAATATCCCGAACACGATCGTTCCGATGAAGGCGTGTGCGATGACGATCAGTATCAAGGTGAGGACGATCACCAGCGCCCACCACGGGCGCAGGCTCGGATCGCCGTTGAGAAAGCCGTTCACGGGAATCGCCTCCGTGGGTGAGCTGCTGGTGCCGTTGTTGATCGTTCCATATCGGGTTGTCGTCTGGGACCCACTTGAGTGTCTGTCCTTGCTGATTAGCTCTCGCTGTCGATCCGTTCGTGTGGTTCGTCGCTGTTGCTGGGCACACTGTTTCAGGGACTGTTCGCGGCTCGGTGAGCATCGCGGAGGCAGATGCTCACTCGTTGCCGATCGGCTCGTCGGCTCCACCGACGGCGTTGATCCGGCTGTTCAGGTCGATGGGCTCCAACCGCAACAGCACGTCGATGGTTCCCAACGGGTTGACGGCTCGCGCTGGCCTGTTCGGTCTTGTTGAACTCCCGGTACGGTGGGTATGACAGCAGTGCGTCTCGTCCGACTCGTGCATGCTGTCTCTTCCTGCCGTGTTTTCGGTGTCTGATATCTGTATGTATGAATTCGTTTATCGGGTGTGATCGGCAGATTTCAGTGCCTTGGTCAGTGCTGGCACAGTTGAAAGCAACACTCGAGATGTCGTGTATGGCCTGTTGGATGGTTTCAATGCCTTCGTCGCTGCTGGCACAGTTGAAAGTGATCAACACGTCATAACACCATACGTTTCGTGCAGTTTCAATGCCTTCGTCGCCGCTGGCACAGTTGAAAGCTACGGACTGGCGGCGGCTCGAAGCAAGTCCTCGTTTCAATGCCTATCGTCGCCGCTGGCACAGTTGAAAGCGAAGACTTTCAGAGTGTGTTTCTCCACGAGTACGGTTTCAATGCCTTCGTCGCCGCTGGCACAGTTGAAAGATTACAACTGGTCTCTACGAATTACGAACAGATCGTTTCAATGCCTTCGTCGCCGCTGGCACAGTTGAAAGAGGGGGTGAAAATCCATGGAGAACCCAAATAAAGCTTTCTCCATCGGTCTCAGCGCCACCCGTCTTCGTGGACCCCCCCCTGTACACGGACGTTATAAAGGTCCACGAAGGACCAGCAACACTGTCCGGATCCGGTCAGACGAGATCGAACTCGACGCCGTCGGTGACCGCTGTGACTACGGCGTCACACAGCTGGCAGTCCGGAGCACTCACGGTTTCCTCGCTCTCCGTTTCGACGCCGATGCGGAGCGAGGCCTCACAGCCACACGCCGGGCATTCGTCGGTTTTGGCCC
The sequence above is drawn from the Halocatena salina genome and encodes:
- a CDS encoding AI-2E family transporter, which codes for MEPTSRSATSEHLPPRCSPSREQSLKQCAQQQRRTTRTDRQRELISKDRHSSGSQTTTRYGTINNGTSSSPTEAIPVNGFLNGDPSLRPWWALVIVLTLILIVIAHAFIGTIVFGIFFYYAMRPINRRIRRFTNARRLAAITTLFLVFIPILAFLTYTFLIGLEGLNMVLTDQVRQAITPYVDVSRLLEDPQTVLSLTDQLRQSRPLQGILSTSIEVVLAISNALIHLAMILAIVYYLLRDGARIEAWFREEVGTDSAAYAYASAVDTDLESVYFANVIAIVMITLGSIVWYNLYNAVAPSAVTIPVPTLLALLTGIASIIPIVVGKLIYVPITAYLLILAGQTNETLLVYPALFVAVAFLFLDFLPQTFIQPYIAGRKIHVGLMIFAYVFGGLFFGWYGLFLGPIILVFSLQAIRLVVTDLFRGGPVTPRPTAARDLGSDPALDGDE